In a genomic window of Mycoplasma iguanae:
- a CDS encoding ribonuclease J, which produces MKPTKLFGLGGMQEIGKSTLVIEKNNSIIIIDSGIKFADSFVTGIKGVIPDYGYLKENQDKIQGVFITHGHEDHIGGIPFLVQQVNVKRIYAPKIAVQYLKLKFEEKRIRNKVEFIEIEKDLVIDFSDVKVDFWTAQHSIPDAFGIRVQTEDGSIMCTGDFRFDYTPIGNLTDFSKLEQMGKEDLTVLLSDSTNAMRPMHSPSEKDILKDIEDLFRSAEKKIILTAFASNLTRLTAIIELAAKLEKKVVIFGRSMVNGINIGRKLGYLNVPDTVFVDKKNISKYQDNELLILTTGSQGERLAALAKMATGKHPQISIKHNDMIIFSSSPIPGNRMKIELLVNKLYKLGAIIKENGVDGYLHTSGHAYQEEHDKIFQTTKPTYFVPYHGEYRMSVVHGNTAEKNGVDPKNIIIPRNGEVLYLKNKKLTISKETIEVGPVYVEGDVVSKSNTQTIKERVLLGESGFVNVIVAIDKNKNTIIGRPRIVSRGSFYVKTSTELVEECKKIVHRSILFLIKNSPDWSIPQIKKLVKERLESYIYKEKRRKPVILTSILMIDKKAKQNSNTPKPVKKSKNNKPNNKKPLKEAKEDQNEK; this is translated from the coding sequence ATGAAACCAACTAAATTATTTGGTTTGGGTGGAATGCAAGAAATAGGTAAATCCACGCTTGTTATTGAAAAAAATAATTCAATTATTATCATTGATTCAGGAATAAAATTTGCAGATAGTTTTGTTACAGGAATTAAAGGTGTAATCCCTGATTATGGATATTTAAAAGAAAACCAAGACAAAATTCAAGGTGTGTTTATAACACACGGACATGAAGATCACATTGGTGGCATTCCTTTTTTAGTGCAGCAAGTTAATGTTAAAAGAATTTATGCACCTAAAATTGCTGTTCAATATTTAAAATTAAAATTTGAAGAAAAAAGAATCAGAAATAAAGTTGAATTTATTGAAATAGAAAAAGATTTAGTTATTGATTTTTCAGATGTCAAAGTTGATTTTTGAACAGCTCAGCACTCAATTCCGGATGCTTTTGGAATTAGAGTTCAAACTGAGGACGGATCAATTATGTGTACAGGAGATTTTAGATTTGACTATACACCGATTGGTAATCTTACAGATTTTTCAAAACTAGAACAAATGGGAAAAGAAGATTTAACAGTTTTACTTTCTGATTCGACAAATGCTATGCGTCCCATGCATTCTCCTAGTGAAAAAGATATTTTAAAAGATATTGAAGATTTATTTAGAAGTGCAGAAAAAAAAATTATTCTTACAGCTTTTGCCTCTAATTTAACTAGACTTACAGCGATTATTGAACTAGCTGCAAAGTTAGAAAAAAAAGTTGTAATTTTTGGTAGATCGATGGTTAATGGAATTAACATTGGTAGAAAATTAGGATATTTAAATGTACCTGATACCGTTTTTGTGGACAAAAAAAATATTTCTAAATATCAAGATAATGAATTATTGATTTTAACTACAGGTTCTCAAGGTGAACGCCTTGCAGCCTTAGCAAAAATGGCCACAGGTAAACACCCGCAGATTTCAATCAAACATAATGATATGATTATTTTTTCATCTTCGCCAATACCTGGAAACAGAATGAAAATTGAGTTATTAGTTAATAAACTATACAAACTAGGCGCAATAATAAAAGAAAACGGAGTAGATGGATATTTACATACTTCAGGGCATGCCTATCAGGAAGAACATGATAAAATTTTTCAAACTACAAAACCTACATATTTTGTACCTTATCATGGAGAATACAGAATGTCAGTTGTTCACGGAAATACAGCAGAAAAAAACGGAGTAGATCCTAAAAACATTATTATTCCTCGTAATGGTGAAGTTTTATATTTAAAAAATAAAAAACTTACAATTTCAAAAGAAACAATTGAAGTAGGACCTGTATATGTTGAAGGTGATGTTGTTTCAAAATCTAATACTCAAACAATCAAGGAAAGAGTACTTTTAGGTGAAAGCGGATTTGTTAATGTAATTGTTGCTATTGACAAAAATAAAAATACAATTATTGGTAGACCAAGAATTGTATCAAGAGGATCGTTCTATGTCAAAACTTCCACAGAGCTTGTAGAAGAATGCAAAAAAATTGTGCATCGTTCAATCTTGTTTTTAATTAAAAATAGTCCAGATTGAAGTATTCCCCAAATTAAGAAACTTGTAAAAGAAAGATTAGAATCCTATATCTACAAAGAAAAAAGGAGAAAACCAGTTATTCTTACTTCAATTCTAATGATAGATAAAAAAGCTAAACAAAACTCAAATACACCAAAGCCTGTAAAAAAATCAAAAAACAATAAGCCAAATAATAAAAAACCTTTAAAAGAGGCAAAAGAGGATCAAAATGAAAAATAG
- a CDS encoding PTS transporter subunit EIIC: MTLTKNIKPNNFKKYAPGGMRQKIQKIGSFMAGMILPSIGVFIAWGLWTSMFLYNSGSSHGWFTGQDKPDTLNSLGAIVGPGIKWLIPILIGVNAGKMIYGVRGAAFGAFMTVVIIVGTDEIWNIFPEIIAIDGKSLAGRAPNQIVGAMIVAPFSVWAFKKIESLYINKVKVGFEMLIRNFSLAIIAILMGLVLFFAWAWIMFGITWILTKIIGAFGNNKYVAPLMTIFTEPTRTIFLNNALNHGILSPIGLEEIRTLQEEGIEAARSIFFLFGGNAGPGFGLLIAYAIFKKGTERTNALGSSLIQLVGGIHEVYYVYVIAKPKMIISTILGAATSMAVFSFLGGGTSTIVSPGSIISVIGTSPDGYALGINLLGIFSGAFVTFIVAGFLLWLERKNDSQQASTNTRVVFTDEGMSFENGSNDQLATENSKIESQKAINYTAARKIVVACDAGLGSSTMAAGIIKKWVKENNIDIEVTNAALKDLPADADIVVTTNVFENFAKEKTQKDNIYTVKQFLNKSEYNELYENLKKYKTKKTEEK, translated from the coding sequence ATGACTTTAACCAAAAATATTAAACCAAATAATTTTAAGAAGTATGCTCCTGGAGGTATGCGTCAAAAAATTCAAAAAATTGGTTCATTTATGGCTGGAATGATTCTACCTTCAATTGGTGTTTTCATTGCATGAGGTTTATGAACTTCGATGTTTTTATACAATTCAGGGAGTTCACACGGTTGATTTACCGGGCAAGATAAACCAGATACATTAAATTCACTAGGCGCAATTGTTGGCCCAGGAATTAAATGATTAATTCCAATTTTAATTGGAGTTAATGCTGGGAAAATGATTTATGGTGTTAGAGGTGCAGCTTTCGGTGCCTTTATGACAGTAGTCATTATTGTAGGTACAGATGAAATTTGAAATATCTTCCCTGAAATAATTGCCATTGATGGTAAAAGCTTAGCAGGTAGAGCACCGAATCAAATTGTAGGAGCGATGATTGTTGCACCTTTTTCTGTTTGAGCATTCAAGAAAATAGAGTCACTATATATTAATAAAGTCAAAGTTGGCTTTGAAATGTTGATTCGAAATTTTTCATTAGCAATTATTGCGATTTTAATGGGACTAGTGTTATTTTTCGCATGAGCATGAATCATGTTTGGAATTACATGAATCTTAACAAAAATTATTGGTGCATTTGGTAATAATAAATATGTAGCACCTTTAATGACAATTTTTACAGAACCAACTAGAACTATCTTTTTAAATAATGCTTTAAATCATGGAATTTTATCACCAATAGGATTAGAGGAAATAAGAACATTACAGGAAGAAGGTATAGAAGCTGCAAGATCAATTTTCTTCTTATTTGGTGGAAATGCTGGACCAGGGTTTGGATTATTAATTGCATATGCAATTTTCAAAAAAGGTACAGAAAGAACTAACGCCTTAGGATCAAGTTTAATTCAACTAGTTGGTGGAATTCATGAAGTATACTATGTTTATGTTATTGCAAAACCTAAAATGATTATTTCAACAATTTTAGGTGCAGCAACATCTATGGCTGTTTTCAGCTTTTTAGGTGGAGGAACTTCAACTATAGTTTCTCCTGGATCAATTATTTCTGTAATTGGAACTTCACCTGATGGATATGCTTTAGGAATAAATTTATTAGGTATTTTTTCAGGAGCATTTGTTACTTTCATTGTAGCTGGTTTCTTATTATGACTAGAGAGAAAAAATGACTCACAACAAGCATCAACAAATACTAGAGTTGTTTTCACAGACGAAGGAATGAGTTTTGAAAATGGATCAAATGATCAACTTGCTACAGAAAATTCAAAAATAGAATCTCAAAAAGCAATCAATTATACAGCAGCTAGAAAAATAGTTGTAGCATGTGATGCCGGATTGGGATCATCTACTATGGCAGCAGGTATTATTAAGAAGTGAGTAAAAGAGAATAATATAGATATCGAGGTTACAAATGCAGCTTTAAAAGACTTACCAGCTGATGCTGACATTGTCGTAACTACAAACGTTTTTGAAAATTTTGCAAAAGAAAAAACACAAAAAGATAATATTTATACTGTAAAACAATTTTTAAATAAAAGTGAATATAATGAACTTTATGAAAATTTAAAAAAATATAAAACCAAAAAGACAGAGGAAAAATAA
- a CDS encoding thermonuclease family protein, with protein MYKKSLKILTLLSPIFILSSCIHKHNTEKFFVSKVIDGDTLILNKNAEKIRLHGINAREMSIKNSNKEFIKTSGLIRYWAEKATNRLRELVEQKTVEIIKISKDIYERTVAKVFLNKNDISIILLKEGLAEVAFINNEINDKFFNSDTEYFKQLIAAENYAKSLSLGIWK; from the coding sequence ATGTACAAAAAATCATTAAAAATTTTGACATTATTGTCACCAATTTTCATTTTAAGTTCTTGTATACATAAACACAATACAGAAAAATTTTTTGTTTCCAAAGTGATTGATGGCGATACTTTAATTTTAAATAAAAATGCTGAAAAAATCCGTCTTCATGGTATTAATGCCCGGGAAATGTCTATAAAAAATAGCAACAAAGAATTTATTAAAACTAGCGGATTAATTCGCTATTGAGCAGAAAAAGCAACTAATCGATTACGTGAATTAGTAGAACAAAAAACAGTAGAAATTATAAAAATTTCTAAAGATATTTATGAAAGAACTGTGGCAAAAGTTTTTTTAAACAAAAATGATATTTCAATAATTTTGCTAAAAGAAGGATTAGCAGAAGTTGCATTTATCAATAATGAAATCAATGATAAATTCTTCAATTCTGACACGGAATATTTTAAGCAACTGATTGCAGCTGAGAATTATGCAAAGTCGCTTTCTCTAGGAATATGAAAATAA
- a CDS encoding MurR/RpiR family transcriptional regulator → METSLIKAIERIAKQKVNLVYSSIAETLLNNIHNLENFNINDYSKMASCSPASFLNFAKHLGYSGTKNLIPAIMMERNLLKVQKSAVESDNSNKNLDKSIRLENYFKFMQESLEFTNQVNRENILNFDQYLKKDQKIYLVGKGANLDVINIFANYLSKLDYHVVHSLDFEVQQKWIKNFSANDIIIIFSFTGGSTRISKIVKHAIEKNAKVINFTSNLLSYIASVATLNLSVPKNEEIMEEQRTARLSLLFIVMQIVYVLKDR, encoded by the coding sequence ATGGAAACTTCACTTATTAAGGCAATTGAAAGAATTGCTAAACAGAAAGTAAATCTTGTTTACAGCTCAATCGCTGAAACTTTATTAAATAATATTCATAATTTAGAAAATTTTAATATTAATGATTATTCTAAAATGGCTTCGTGTTCTCCTGCTTCTTTTTTAAATTTTGCCAAACACTTAGGATACAGTGGAACTAAAAATTTAATTCCTGCAATAATGATGGAAAGAAATTTACTTAAAGTACAAAAAAGCGCAGTAGAAAGTGATAATTCCAATAAAAATTTAGATAAAAGTATAAGATTGGAAAACTATTTTAAATTTATGCAAGAATCTCTGGAATTTACAAATCAAGTAAATCGGGAAAACATTTTAAATTTTGATCAATATTTAAAAAAAGATCAAAAAATATATTTGGTAGGTAAGGGTGCAAACTTAGATGTAATTAATATTTTTGCAAATTATTTATCTAAGTTAGATTATCATGTTGTCCATAGTTTAGATTTTGAAGTGCAACAAAAATGAATTAAAAATTTTAGTGCTAATGATATAATAATTATTTTTTCTTTCACTGGTGGTTCTACACGTATTTCTAAAATTGTAAAACACGCCATAGAGAAAAATGCTAAAGTTATTAATTTTACTTCTAACCTTTTAAGTTATATTGCATCAGTTGCCACCCTTAATTTATCTGTTCCAAAAAATGAAGAAATTATGGAAGAACAAAGAACTGCAAGATTAAGTCTTTTATTTATTGTAATGCAAATTGTTTATGTATTAAAAGATAGATAA
- the fba gene encoding class II fructose-1,6-bisphosphate aldolase, with amino-acid sequence MNNLVNAKDMIKKAFENKYAVPHININNLEWAKTVLLTAQQMNSPIIIATSEGAVKYMGGLNVVVGMVKGLIKDQKITVPVALHLDHGSYQGCINAIEAGYTSVMYDGSHESFETNYENTKKIVEFANKHNISVEAEVGSIGGEEDGIIGSGEIADPAEAAKMAALGLTMLAAGIGNIHGPYPAEWKTLNFEAIDKLREAAKIGLVLHGGSGIPKEQVLKAISLGISKININTELQQANAKAIWDYVESGEAKKGKNFDPRKLYAPGIAAMERTVTEKILELGSANKA; translated from the coding sequence ATGAATAATTTAGTAAATGCTAAAGACATGATCAAAAAAGCATTTGAAAATAAATATGCAGTTCCACATATTAATATTAACAATTTAGAGTGAGCAAAAACAGTTTTACTAACAGCACAACAAATGAATTCACCTATTATTATTGCAACTTCAGAAGGAGCAGTTAAATACATGGGGGGATTAAATGTAGTTGTAGGTATGGTTAAAGGATTAATTAAAGACCAAAAAATTACTGTCCCTGTAGCTTTACATTTAGACCATGGATCATACCAAGGATGTATTAATGCTATTGAAGCTGGATATACATCAGTGATGTATGATGGTTCACATGAATCATTTGAAACAAATTATGAAAATACAAAAAAAATTGTTGAGTTTGCTAACAAACATAATATTTCAGTTGAAGCCGAAGTTGGTTCAATTGGTGGTGAAGAAGATGGAATTATTGGATCAGGAGAAATTGCAGATCCTGCTGAAGCAGCAAAAATGGCAGCTTTAGGTCTAACAATGCTAGCAGCGGGAATCGGAAATATTCATGGCCCTTACCCTGCAGAATGAAAAACTTTAAATTTTGAAGCTATCGATAAACTTAGAGAAGCTGCAAAAATTGGGTTAGTATTACATGGTGGTTCAGGGATCCCTAAAGAACAAGTTCTTAAAGCAATCTCATTAGGTATTTCTAAAATTAATATTAACACCGAATTACAACAAGCAAATGCTAAAGCTATTTGGGATTATGTTGAATCTGGAGAAGCTAAAAAAGGCAAAAACTTTGATCCAAGAAAATTATATGCTCCTGGTATAGCAGCTATGGAAAGAACTGTTACAGAAAAAATTCTTGAATTAGGTTCAGCAAATAAGGCGTAA
- a CDS encoding lysylphosphatidylglycerol synthase domain-containing protein: MKNSSVRDDWSYFQTSNKLLGKFNFEKFHNLKFLKKISRLNSSLKVVEDKIISVAGENEEQINVNTIALIAYNYASLLKQKYEAKKQTVLIGHDENEDSSIFSSFLSSFLIHYGIKVYNFTENHATPFSVSFFTMNQLNLNNLIYVSKNNSIADNFTFSFKNQENKSFTTEEIEILNSRIHYSEIQKQKKEKFNLKKINYIDSEIFDEYVEYILKENKVNKEPNFSFSYISLSMAQEEFLRQSFRRLNYKFTDYQIENKIFKLDRNKALIKQNSVLKFLSKKIKKEKNDIGFIFSTDSTEIACLVKQKSLVKYLDYNSLIILYLNYLKETKSEKVNFYRLDTTTSFIDSYVKEIPKSKVIVSDNRNIVLRKIQKNPGFSIYFDEENKFFVAKHQALSSFDALTFAMKILEMASYYKKWEKTLFDVLSEIQQTNGLYRENTEIQYVNKEEALNLVARIEKLENLNNQKIINRRKTKFENNYVVLQLILLDKTDILIKYNNYKNELKYIVRTPVSTEHFSKKVIKEKAIIEEINSKKEMLSKLEKSNIKKTTIKYSLSLLFLAVIFYLTFRFLYTDSENGLKIFRDAWAIFTQNRLTRTYFILITAGNLIILNILYSVTIAWMLKKQNVKIKIWDLFMSSFIGISVSNITPFYVGGDIVSFWYLRKKGYDTSKLAASYLASGFIFQITLVLYSLIMLPFIFTFYSDFFAQGTQASYTITVSLILGVIINGLGVLLYWILAYWKWLQIKIVSTWIYILEWIPYTFVLDPAKLSGSKYYGFEKTRNNFISILKNFKLFFVVLIIKLISAILTFAPFIGLLMNMLVPNLEGGFYLNIWIGTNIVKSANSISITPGGVGTGDFIVIEIFKLIFYPASHFEEKTGVKLYTQEVSKIYSFLNLFLFYQIPTIFSGLSLLTVWVGQKRIEKYNKIQINQSLALKHNTLLLSKRTKTYFFKIITVVWILGISGLIAALLTI; the protein is encoded by the coding sequence ATGAAAAATAGTTCTGTTAGAGATGATTGATCATATTTTCAAACCTCTAACAAACTATTAGGTAAATTTAATTTTGAAAAATTTCATAATTTAAAATTTTTAAAAAAAATTAGCCGTTTAAATTCATCTTTGAAAGTTGTAGAAGATAAAATAATTTCAGTTGCTGGAGAAAATGAAGAACAGATTAATGTTAATACAATTGCCTTAATTGCTTATAACTATGCAAGTCTTCTAAAGCAAAAATATGAAGCAAAAAAACAAACTGTACTAATTGGACATGATGAAAATGAAGATTCATCTATTTTTTCTTCTTTTCTTTCTTCTTTTTTAATTCATTATGGAATTAAAGTTTATAACTTTACAGAAAATCATGCCACTCCTTTTTCTGTTTCATTTTTTACAATGAATCAATTAAATTTAAACAACTTGATTTATGTTTCAAAAAATAATTCAATTGCTGATAATTTTACTTTTTCTTTTAAAAATCAAGAAAATAAAAGCTTTACAACTGAAGAAATCGAAATTTTAAATAGTAGAATACATTATTCAGAAATTCAAAAACAAAAAAAAGAAAAATTTAACCTTAAAAAAATTAATTATATTGATTCAGAAATTTTTGATGAATATGTCGAATACATTTTAAAAGAAAACAAAGTTAATAAAGAACCTAATTTTTCTTTTTCTTATATTTCTTTAAGTATGGCACAAGAAGAATTTTTGAGACAATCATTCAGAAGATTAAATTACAAGTTTACAGACTATCAAATTGAAAATAAAATTTTTAAATTAGACAGAAATAAAGCTTTAATTAAACAAAATTCTGTTTTAAAATTTTTATCAAAAAAAATTAAAAAAGAAAAAAATGATATTGGTTTTATTTTTTCAACTGACTCAACAGAAATTGCTTGTTTAGTAAAACAAAAATCTTTAGTCAAATATTTAGACTACAATTCATTAATTATTTTGTATTTAAATTATTTAAAAGAAACTAAATCAGAAAAAGTTAATTTTTACAGACTAGATACCACAACTTCATTTATCGACAGTTATGTTAAAGAAATCCCCAAATCAAAAGTTATTGTTTCAGATAACAGAAATATTGTATTAAGAAAAATCCAAAAAAATCCGGGATTTAGCATTTATTTTGATGAAGAAAACAAGTTTTTTGTTGCCAAACATCAAGCATTAAGTAGTTTTGATGCTTTAACTTTTGCAATGAAAATTTTAGAAATGGCTTCTTACTACAAAAAATGAGAAAAAACTTTATTTGATGTTTTAAGTGAAATTCAACAAACAAATGGCTTATATAGAGAAAACACAGAAATTCAATATGTTAATAAAGAAGAAGCATTGAATTTAGTTGCTAGAATTGAAAAATTAGAAAATTTAAATAATCAAAAAATAATTAATAGAAGAAAAACGAAATTTGAAAACAATTATGTTGTTTTGCAGTTAATTTTATTAGATAAAACTGATATTCTTATTAAATATAACAACTACAAAAATGAATTAAAGTATATTGTAAGAACTCCTGTATCAACCGAGCATTTTTCTAAAAAAGTTATAAAAGAAAAAGCAATTATTGAAGAAATTAATTCTAAGAAGGAAATGTTGTCAAAACTGGAAAAATCCAATATTAAAAAAACAACAATTAAATATTCTTTATCATTATTATTTTTAGCAGTTATTTTTTATCTAACTTTTAGATTTCTTTATACTGACTCAGAAAATGGATTAAAAATTTTTAGAGATGCCTGAGCCATATTTACCCAAAATCGTCTTACACGAACTTATTTTATTTTAATAACAGCAGGGAATTTGATTATCCTTAATATTCTTTATTCAGTAACTATTGCTTGGATGTTAAAAAAACAAAATGTAAAAATCAAAATTTGAGATTTATTTATGTCTAGTTTTATAGGAATTTCTGTTTCCAATATCACGCCATTTTATGTAGGGGGGGATATTGTATCCTTTTGATATCTAAGAAAAAAAGGATATGATACAAGTAAATTAGCAGCATCATATTTAGCTTCAGGTTTTATTTTTCAAATCACCTTAGTGCTTTACAGTTTAATTATGTTGCCCTTTATTTTTACTTTTTATAGTGATTTTTTTGCGCAAGGAACACAAGCTAGTTATACAATTACTGTGAGTTTAATTTTAGGTGTTATTATAAATGGTTTAGGTGTTTTACTTTACTGAATTTTGGCTTATTGAAAATGATTACAAATAAAAATAGTGAGTACTTGAATTTATATTTTAGAATGAATACCTTATACATTTGTATTAGATCCGGCAAAACTTTCAGGAAGTAAATACTATGGATTTGAAAAGACGAGAAATAACTTTATTTCTATTTTGAAAAATTTTAAGTTATTTTTTGTAGTCTTAATTATTAAATTAATTTCAGCAATTTTAACTTTTGCACCTTTTATTGGCTTATTGATGAATATGTTAGTACCAAATCTGGAAGGTGGATTCTATTTAAATATTTGAATAGGAACAAATATTGTTAAATCTGCTAATTCAATTTCCATTACACCTGGTGGAGTTGGAACAGGAGACTTTATTGTAATTGAGATCTTCAAATTGATATTCTATCCAGCTTCCCATTTTGAAGAAAAAACCGGAGTTAAACTTTATACACAAGAAGTATCAAAAATTTACTCATTTTTAAATTTATTTTTATTTTATCAAATACCAACAATATTTTCTGGTTTATCATTACTTACAGTTTGAGTTGGTCAAAAGAGAATTGAAAAATATAATAAAATTCAAATTAATCAAAGTTTAGCTTTAAAACACAATACTTTATTATTGAGTAAAAGAACAAAAACTTATTTTTTCAAAATAATAACTGTTGTTTGAATCTTAGGAATTTCAGGATTAATTGCAGCTTTATTAACAATTTAG
- the gnd gene encoding phosphogluconate dehydrogenase (NAD(+)-dependent, decarboxylating), translated as MTKIGIIGLGKMGSGFALNAVDKGYSVIGYDPNITENDLLKNKIKLVSDIAQLVKEVGEQSTYLLSIPHGKPTEETIIELLKYLSPEAIIIDTGNNNWKNTKKNLELCNAKNVFLLDAGTSGGPSGARNGACFMVGGENEAIKKVNQLFKDLAQKDGFLHAGKTGSGHFLKMVHNGIEYGMMQAIAEGFAILDKSEFDFDLEKVAHLWNAGSVIRSWLIELTAEVFRKENKADFEATGGFVNATGEAKWTVESALELDVPAPVIALSLMLRQQSFTNDPFANKLLAQLRKQFGGHTIIKK; from the coding sequence ATGACAAAGATAGGAATTATCGGTTTAGGTAAAATGGGTTCGGGTTTTGCTTTGAATGCAGTTGACAAAGGTTACTCTGTAATTGGTTATGATCCTAATATAACTGAAAATGATTTGTTAAAAAATAAAATTAAACTTGTAAGTGATATAGCGCAACTTGTAAAAGAAGTTGGAGAACAATCAACTTACTTGTTATCAATTCCACATGGCAAACCGACAGAAGAAACTATCATAGAATTATTAAAATATTTATCTCCTGAAGCTATCATTATTGATACAGGAAATAATAACTGAAAAAATACAAAGAAAAATTTAGAGCTTTGCAATGCTAAAAATGTTTTTCTTTTAGATGCTGGAACTAGTGGAGGACCTTCAGGAGCAAGAAATGGTGCTTGCTTTATGGTGGGTGGAGAAAATGAAGCTATTAAAAAAGTAAATCAGTTATTTAAAGATCTTGCACAAAAAGATGGATTTTTGCATGCTGGTAAAACAGGATCAGGTCATTTCTTAAAAATGGTTCATAATGGAATTGAATATGGAATGATGCAAGCTATTGCTGAAGGATTTGCCATCCTTGATAAAAGTGAATTTGATTTTGATCTAGAAAAAGTAGCCCACCTTTGAAACGCCGGTTCTGTAATTCGTTCATGATTAATTGAATTAACTGCTGAAGTTTTTAGAAAAGAAAACAAAGCAGATTTTGAAGCTACTGGTGGATTTGTTAATGCTACTGGCGAAGCTAAATGAACTGTAGAATCCGCATTAGAATTAGATGTTCCTGCACCAGTAATTGCACTATCTTTAATGTTAAGACAACAATCATTTACTAATGATCCTTTCGCAAATAAATTATTAGCCCAATTGCGTAAGCAATTTGGAGGACATACTATAATTAAAAAATAA